The Natribaculum luteum genome contains the following window.
CGGGCGCAGGCGAGTACGCGACCGACGAGAACGGGACGGTGGAACTGCCGACGCCCAACGAGACGGTCGCCGTCTCGATTACGGCGACCGACGAGAACGAATCGGTGACGACCGAGGTCACGCTCCTGTCGGTCGAAGACCGGATCCTCGAGGAGAGCGCCACCTTCAGCCAGGCTGTCAGCAGCTTCGTGGCGACCCTCGATCCGAGCGAGACCGCAGGCGGCATCGGTTCTCAGGTCGCCTCGTTCGTCGTCAAGAACAACCCCGGTAACGCGCCGGCCCACGCTGGCCCGCCGGCTCACGCTGGCCCCGGTAACGACGTCGAAGACGGCGACGAAGACGAGAAGCGAGGCCCGCCGGCTCATGCCGGTCCCGGCGGTGACGACGTCGGAAATGGCGACGAAGACGAGAAGCGGGGCCCGCCGGCCCACGCCGGCCCCGGCAGCGACGACGTCGAGAAAGACGACGAGGACGACAGACGGGGACCGCCGGCCCAGGCCGGTTCAGGTGACGATGCGGACGCGGACGAAGCGGACGACGCAGATGACGCGGAGGAAGACGACGCAGACGAAGACGACGCGGACGACGCTGACGACGAAAGCGAGAACTGACCTGACCATCGGAACTCGACCGAGGTCACACATCGACCGACGTCACACATCGTCCGATCGACACACGTAGCACAGAGGCACCCGACACCGTCGATCGGCACACGCTCCCAGTAATCCCTGGCCGACACGCCTGACGGCGTCGTCGACTCCCCTGTCCACCGACCGATTCCGGCCGACCGCGATCGGAACCGCCAGGGGTTCCCGGTCGCCATCTCGGCCGGATTCTCTTCGGTCACCGCCACGTTCCGTCGACCTGCAGGTGTGGTTCGTTCGTCGAATCCGCTTCGTCGCGCTGACGGCATCTCGAGTACTTCGGTAGGGTTTTGGGCGCGCTCGCCTTCCCTCGAGTCATGACCGAGTATCCGTCGATCAGCGAGCAGCTAGACGACGTCGACGCCGCTCGAGCGGAGGGCCGGCGCAAGATGGACTGGGCGGCCCAGCACATGCCCATCCTCGAGCGCGTCCGCGAGGAGTTCGAGGCCGAGCAGCCACTCGAGGGCGAGCGGATCGGGATGGCGATGCACGTCGAGGCGAAGACGGCGATCCTGGTCGAGACGCTCGCCGAGGGTGGCGCGGAGGTCGCCGTCACGGGCTGTAACCCGCTGTCGACCCACGACGACGTCTCGGCAGCGCTCGACGCCCACGAGTCGATCACGAGCTACGCCAAACGGGGCGTCGACGACGAGGAGTACTACGACGCCATCCACGCCGTGGTCGCGCACGAACCCACGATCACGGTCGACGACGGGATGGACCTCGTCGCCCTGATCCACGAGGAGTACCCCGAACTCATCGACTCCATCGTCGGCGGCGCGGAGGAGACGACGACGGGCGTCCACCGCCTGCGCGCGATGGACGCCGACGGCGCGCTCGAGTACCCCGTCTTCGCGGTCAACGACACGCCGATGAAGCGGCTGTTCGACAACGTCCACGGCACCGGCGAGTCCTCGCTGGCGTCGATCGCCATGACCACGAACCTCTCGTGGGCCGGCAAGAACGTCGTCGTCGCCGGCTACGGCTACTGTGGCAAGGGCGTCGCGAAGAAGGCAGCGGGCCAGAACGCGAACGTCATCGTTACCGAGGTCGAGCCCCGCCGCGCGCTCGAGGCCCACATGGAAGGCTACGACGTGATGCCCATGTCAGAAGCGGCCGAAGTCGGCGACGTCTTCCTCACGACGACGGGTAACCGCGACGTCATCGTCGAGGAGCACTTCGAGAAGATGCAAGACGGCGTCTTGCTCGCCAACGCCGGCCACTTCGACATCGAGATCGACCTCGAGGCGCTCGACGACCTCGCCGTGGATCGCTACGAGGCCCGCGACGGCGTCGAGGCCTACGAACTCGCGGACGGCCGTCGGCTGAACGTCATCGCCGAGGGCCGACTCGTCAACCTCGCCGCGCCAGTCTCGCTCGGCCACCCCGTCGAGGTGATGGACCAGAGCTTCGGTATCCAGGCTGTCTGCGTCCGCGAACTACTGGAGAACGGCGACGAGTACGACCCCGGCGTCCACGACGTCCCCGACGAACTCGACCGGGAGATCGCCGAGATCAAACTCGAGGCCGAAGGTGTCGAGTACGACGCGCTGACCGACGTCCAGCGCGAGTATATGGGCTCGTGGGACCACGGAACGTAGTGCGAATTCGGACGCGAACCGGTGTTCAGTAGTCGGTTTCCTGGATTGCCAACCGACCGACCGGCTCGTCTTCGCCACGCTTCCGGGAGAGGAACGCACAAGGAGCCCGTTCCCGTACGATCGTCCATGGAAACGCTATCGCGTACGGACGGACGCGTCCGGTCGGTGGTCGTGGCCGCCCTCCTGACTGCCGCCGGATTCCTCGCCGCGCAACTCCTGACGATTCCCGCTCTCCTGGTCGATCCGTCGATCGCCACCTCGCCTGCAGCTGCGACGCGCGAGGCGGTGATCGCCTTCTTCACGCTCAACTTCACGGGCTTTTTCGTCGCCGGCGGGCTGTACCTGGCGGTGACCGGACGCGGCTGGTCGTACCTCGACTTGCGGTTCCCGACGCGGCGGGGATGGCTCTACGTCCTCGCGGGCGTCGCCGGCAGCATCGGTTTCATCTTCCTCGTCGGGATCGTCACGCAGGTGCTCGACCTGCCGGCCTCGCAGAACCAGGTCGTCGAGTTCGTCGGCGACGACCCGACGATGGTGTTGATCCTCATCGTGATCGTCTTCCTGCTCAACGCTCCCGCCGAGGAGTTTCTCTTCCGGAACGTCGTCCAGAAGCGCCTCTACGATGCGTTCAGCAAGATGGGCGCGGTCGTCGTCACGAGCCTCATCTTCGCACTCATCCACATCCCCTCGTTCGGGGTCGCCGCCGACGGCACCGCCGCTGCGCCGGCCGAACTCGCGGTCTCGCTGGCCGTCGTCTTCGGCGGCTCGGTCATCTTCGGTTACCTCTACGCGAAGACCGACAACCTCGTCGTCCCCATCGCCGCTCACGCCGCGTTCAACGCCTTCCAGTTCGGTCTCCTCTACATCGCCCTCGAGTACGGCCCCGAGGAACTCGAGACGGCGATGGCGCTGCTCCCAGCGTAGACCGACTCGGCCGCGTCGGTCCATCGCATCGCCTGACTTATCACGACGCGACGGCAACGCTCCGACAGAATGTCAAGCGCCAAGGGCGACCGGCGCGAGCGCGAACTCGTCAACAAACTCGACGACGCGGGCTTCGCTGTGATGCGTGCCCCCGCAAGCGGCTCTGCGACGGAACGCGAACTGCCCGACGTACTGGCCGGCGACGGCGACGTCTTCTACGCGATCGAGGCCAAATCGAGCGCCGGAAAGCCGATCTACCTCACCGGCGAGGAGGTCGAGGCGCTCATCTACTTCGCACAGAACTTCGGTGCGAAGCCCCGGATCGGCGTACGGTTCGACCGCGAGGACTGGTACTTCTTTCACCCCGGCGACCTCCACGTCACCGACGGCGGAAACTACCGCGTCAAAAAGGAGACGGCCCTCGCCGACGGCACTGACTTTCCGGAGTTCGTCGGCGAGTCGACGAAGGTCACCCTCGACGAACTCGGCGAGCAGCGACCCGACCACGACCCCGACGTGTTGCGCGTGCTGACCGCCGTCGAGCAGGGCGAACTGTCGGTCGAGGAAGCCGCGGCGATGCTCGAGTCCTGATACCGTCTATCGTGACTGGTTCCCGAGGCAACCGCACGACGGTTCGCGGGTGCCTCGGTACGACTCACGACAGCCGTTACGAGATCAGTGACTAGCGTCGGGGGAACGTTCTTTTCCGCTCGGACCAACTCATTCCCGATGAGTTCCCGGCCAGTACCACCCGGACCGAACGGCGCACCGATCGTCGGCGTGTTACCACGGTACGCCCGCGACCCGTTCGGGTTCCTCTCGGACGTTCGTCGCGCCTACGGCGACGTCGCGGCGTTCGACCTGGGCCCGTACCGGACTCACCTGCTCACCTCGCCGGACGCCGTCGAACGCGTGCTCGTCAGCGAGGAAGACGCCTTCTCGAAACCGAAGTTTCAGACCGACGCCCTCGGCGAACTGCTCGGCGAGGGGATGCTGTTGAGCGAGGGCGACACGTGGCGCGAACGGCGGGACCTCGCGGGCCCGGCGTTCGCACCGGATCGCATCACCGGCCTCGCGCCGACGATGGCCGAGCGGGCGACGGCGATGGTCGATCGCTGGCAGGACGGCCAGGTCCGGAACGTCGAGTGGGAGATGACCCGCACCACTCTCGAGATCATCGTCGACGCGATGTTCGGCGTCGACCTCTCCCCCGGCACCGCCCGACTGGTCGGCCACCTGCTCGAGCCGATCGGCCGCCGGTTCGAGCCGGATCCGCGGCGGGCGCTGACGCCCGACTGGCTGCCGACGCCCGAGAGCCAG
Protein-coding sequences here:
- the hjc gene encoding Holliday junction resolvase Hjc, translating into MSSAKGDRRERELVNKLDDAGFAVMRAPASGSATERELPDVLAGDGDVFYAIEAKSSAGKPIYLTGEEVEALIYFAQNFGAKPRIGVRFDREDWYFFHPGDLHVTDGGNYRVKKETALADGTDFPEFVGESTKVTLDELGEQRPDHDPDVLRVLTAVEQGELSVEEAAAMLES
- a CDS encoding collagen-like protein, which translates into the protein MNRNRTIVAALVAVMVLSVLAPLGTVAAEGDSSTADELSIDVSQEEDVTVTVTANGSTVENATVNVNTVDENATYAGEGEYATDENGTVELPTPNETVDVSVEATYDNASSSEKVTLETAEPEEETELSVDVEQDEVVSVAVEANDSPAENATVTVDTVDENATYAGAGEYATDENGTVELPTPNETVAVSITATDENESVTTEVTLLSVEDRILEESATFSQAVSSFVATLDPSETAGGIGSQVASFVVKNNPGNAPAHAGPPAHAGPGNDVEDGDEDEKRGPPAHAGPGGDDVGNGDEDEKRGPPAHAGPGSDDVEKDDEDDRRGPPAQAGSGDDADADEADDADDAEEDDADEDDADDADDESEN
- a CDS encoding adenosylhomocysteinase encodes the protein MTEYPSISEQLDDVDAARAEGRRKMDWAAQHMPILERVREEFEAEQPLEGERIGMAMHVEAKTAILVETLAEGGAEVAVTGCNPLSTHDDVSAALDAHESITSYAKRGVDDEEYYDAIHAVVAHEPTITVDDGMDLVALIHEEYPELIDSIVGGAEETTTGVHRLRAMDADGALEYPVFAVNDTPMKRLFDNVHGTGESSLASIAMTTNLSWAGKNVVVAGYGYCGKGVAKKAAGQNANVIVTEVEPRRALEAHMEGYDVMPMSEAAEVGDVFLTTTGNRDVIVEEHFEKMQDGVLLANAGHFDIEIDLEALDDLAVDRYEARDGVEAYELADGRRLNVIAEGRLVNLAAPVSLGHPVEVMDQSFGIQAVCVRELLENGDEYDPGVHDVPDELDREIAEIKLEAEGVEYDALTDVQREYMGSWDHGT
- a CDS encoding CPBP family intramembrane glutamic endopeptidase; protein product: METLSRTDGRVRSVVVAALLTAAGFLAAQLLTIPALLVDPSIATSPAAATREAVIAFFTLNFTGFFVAGGLYLAVTGRGWSYLDLRFPTRRGWLYVLAGVAGSIGFIFLVGIVTQVLDLPASQNQVVEFVGDDPTMVLILIVIVFLLNAPAEEFLFRNVVQKRLYDAFSKMGAVVVTSLIFALIHIPSFGVAADGTAAAPAELAVSLAVVFGGSVIFGYLYAKTDNLVVPIAAHAAFNAFQFGLLYIALEYGPEELETAMALLPA